The following is a genomic window from Cryptococcus neoformans var. neoformans B-3501A chromosome 12, whole genome shotgun sequence.
GCCCGTTTGCTTTCGTCAATTCTTTTCGAAAACTGACAGCGACAAATAGCCACATATCAAAAACATGCCTCGCCCGGGTCAGCAAGCAGCTCGCAGGAAAAGAGCCCGTGTCTCCACTACTCCCGCTCCATCAACAAACCAAGAGGAGCCAGGCTCCCCCAACCCTCGTGCGCGATGTCTGCCTGTTGCAGACCTCCCAGCCGATTTTGATGGCGTACCAGAAGATGGAGCACAATATCTGGCAATGGTTATGAGGAACAACGAGGAATTACCTTGGTCTACacgaatggaaggatggaCACCGGCTGTAGAGAATGAGACGGAAGTCAGACCAGACAGTGGCCAACCGGCTGGTACAAGACATATGGCGTTGCCCCAAGGAAGCTGGGAAGtactcttccctcttcattTCCAAAATTATCGAAAGGCAGGTAATGCGTCGCAATCTCCACATTTGGCATAAGCTGACCAGTTAATCTTCTCTGCTCTATCATTATTAGAACTTGGCTGAAAGTTGGCCTCCGTCACCACCTCTACCGTATCCTCAAGAATATCCGCCTTTGCCCGAAGCAAATCGACGGTCCGAATGGTACATGTTCATCAATGGTTATTCCATGGAGCAGTATTCGAAGCCATTACAGAGAGGCACGAAGGGCAAAGAAAGGGCTTTTGAGTtgacagaggaagaagccatgAATGAAGGAGCAAGCGATAATCAGAATGCCCAAGGAGCCAACGGAGAGTCTTCCGCAGAActgaaagggaagaggggtAAACATAGAGAACCCCTAGTCAGTGTGGTCCAAGGACTGAACTCGGTAAGCTGTCGTTTTTGCGATTAAACGTATACCGTGACTAATATGAACCACAGAATGAAGCTGTCCGAATCCTCTCACATTTTGCCCACTGGCTGACTGAATCTATAACCCAACTTCCACCTCCCTTCCCCACATCACCTGAGCTCCTCCCTACTCAACCAGACGGGCCAATGaatcctccttctcctgcatcatcttcaacagctCGGCCTCCCaatccatttcctcctcacTACGCCCAGTGGATCTTGGCTCTTCTCATAATCGTCGATTCTCATCTTTCGGGGGGGCAAATATCGACCCTTCGAGATCTTGCACGTGCAGCTATGAGGGTTGCAGGCTGGCGGTGGATTCGTGGGGTCGTAGCGAGGGACGTAagtgaaggatggaagcTCGGTGGTCAAGGCTGGAGATTGGTGACGGCATCCACAGAGAACGAGggaggcgaagaggagaacGTAGATGAGATGCTTGCGAGGTGCTGGGTGGTCGTACatgctgttgttgctggaTGGGCCCAACGAGATTTGCTTGATGATTTGGAAAATCTTTTCAAATAGGTCTTTGGGGTTTGGGAGGATAGCTGCTATACATCAAACACCATCATAGAGGCATCGACCAATGTATAACAGATCATGACGACTATGCAGCGTGATGTATTCAACGATAGTCTGACTGGAAAATAAAGATTGTTTTCAATACCCGCGCGACAGTACAGACAAAAACGGACGGAAAAGTGAGTGGGCATAGGGGTTTGCAAAAGCTATAGTACTCGTAGTGTAAGCCACCTAGATGTTAAAAGCGCTGTATCGGACGCCTGATTTACATCTAGAGTCTGGCCGAGAGGGAATATAACGAAAGTGATACACAATGCAGCGGTTGGAGAAGTTATTCATTTGAGTGCTTTGTTTGCTTATAtcgacgcgacgcgtttgGCACAATAATTGTGCTTTTCCCTTCGGATTTgcttcttgagcttctGCGCGGCGAGTCATCATACGCTGATTGCCGCAGCCACATCCCTCAGTACCGATACTGTCACTCGAGGAGGATCCATTACAGTCATTAATGTCCACCTCCAAATCCCCCTCTCTCGATCTTTGCCTCGCAACCCTCCACGAACTTCTCCACCCCGCACCCATCCTCTCACTCCTCCTCTCGGCTCTCAATCTCTCTGCCCATTTTCAACTGTTTGCACGCCAGCTCTCCTCCGATGCGGGGCTCATAGCAGCTTTTCATGAGAAACACTACCATATTGTGCACGAGTCAAGTatcgatgaggaagaggagatatCGAAAGGATACTTGTTGGATAGCTctgaaggggagaaggtcaAGCATATACGGTAtcggaaagaagagatatTCGATGCCTCTATTCGTTTAAGAAAACATGTAAGCGATAAAAAATCGACTTCATGCTAGGTAGTGACTGACCCGTGGCTAAGCACATTGCAACGTCTCTTGCCATGGTCAAACGGAACCCTCGCCAAGTCAAAGTTCTCATCGACCTGTACTTTCCAGATATCGATCCGGAAGATCACTCCTATCGCAAGAACGAGCACCTTTTTCTAAGCTGTATGAAGCGCTCCCAAGCGAGAaagatggtggaagagcGGAAAACAGTAATCAAGTGGTACAAAGATGCCATAGAGGTTTTTGAGTAAGTCCTAAGAAACAGCTGGCATCCATTGGCGCCTTCCTGCTCACAATTTCTTTATATAGTGCTCATGAGCCTCCATTACCCTATCGAACGTTCTTTTATGGCGAAACCAGCTCTTTTGCGCATGGAAAGGTGTTGTCCCAGGCTTTATTAGAGGAATGTCAGGAAGTTGTTCAAGAAGCGAGGGATTTCGAAGCTTTGTTGGCCGGTGATGGGTCTTGGCAAGGGGAGAAATGGGCTAGCAGTAAAAGGAAGGGCCGCGATGTCAGACGGGCAAGTACTGGTCACTTATCCAGTTGCTTGTTCAGAAAGCTAATCAATTGAGCAGTATACGATGACAGCCACCGTAACAGACAGCAAGAGTACAAATAGATCTCCCCCCGCCGTAAAGCCCCCACGCCAGCCCCGGATCTCTCTACCTGCCAACCTCGATGTCAATCTCAATTCACCGCCTTCTACCGATAACGATAAACGTACAATATCGCCACCAAGTGATTCTGAAAGTGTGCGTGCCCGGACATTACCCCGTTtatctttctcctccagctctATTCGCAAGACAAGTAGTGCACAATTACGAGATGGTCATCAGGCGGAAGCGGAGAGGACACCATCGAGAGCGCCGGTACATACTAATGCGCAAAAGGCAGTCTCCTTGATTGGGAAGACGGGTGCGACTTCGCCTCCCCCATCAAGAACGACTTATCCCGAGAAGTCGTCAGAGTCGTCCAAACGTCAACCATGCCATCCAGAAGTGACCGACAAGCGCGTTACATTACCTGCTTCGGCGCCTTTatccccttcatctccccGTACGAAAGCAAAGGAACCTGTAAAACTTAATAAGGAGACGGAAAGTGAGTGGGCGGcaaaagagaggagagcagAGGAAGCTCGTCTGCGGCGGTCTTTAGGTGGAGCCAAattgggagatggaaatggagaggGAATGGGGATTGATGTTACTCCAGCGATCCCGACCCAGAAGCCAGCGACACCCGCTTCTCCTCAGGCAAAAACGACGTtagcgaagaagaaacgtCCGCGACAGTCGTTCCCGCTTTCAGGACCCGAGTTTTCTCGAGGGACGGGGTCTGGGACTGGAAGCGCAAATAAGCGACCAAAAGTCATCGAGTGAGACAATGGTTAGTTGCAATGCAAGGAAAGCGCCAATCGCTAGCTCAGATACTAAAGTAAAGTAAAGTAGAGAAGTGAATGCATGCATTGGAGATGAGGCTTACGCCAGGGGTAGAAAGAACGGTTATGAAGTTGTGAGCTTATTTACAATCCAGCGGCAGCGTTGCCGCCAGCGGCCTCCCATTTACGCATGGAGTCGAGGACCTTTTCGGCTACTTGCTCAGCAGAGGTAGCTTTCCCGAACGCGTCTACAAATTGACCGAGGGGGTCCATAAGGTAGAAGAAGATACTACGGGCGCAAGTAAGCACTGTGCTGTGTTGTATTGAAAAGGGATGTTATGTGATATTATGCAGCGCCATAGACATCGATGAAATTTGAGCTCACCTGTGATCGACGAGATAGTCATCGGCGGCAGTAGCATTAGGAGGTGTGGAGAAGTAAACCCTGTACATTTTACAGGTCTTTTTTACCGCTTCATAGTCTCCTAATAAACCGATCATCCTCGGGTGGAATTCTATTGCACATTTTCAGTTGGAATTAGCTTTTGACCCAAGCAGGTAGCGAAATCGGACATTTTGGAACTCACCTTGAATGTACTTGTTTACCTGTGGTAAAGTATCCCTCGCAGGGTCAACAGTAATGAATATAGGGGTTACGTCGGCCTTCCCAGTAGCTTTATCAACCATCTCCACCGCTTCACCCATTTTGTCTAATTCTTCGGGACAGATATCGGGACAGTGTGTGAATCCAAAGTAGATTAAACTCCATTTCCCTCTCAAATCTTGTTCAGTAAATGTCTCGCCTTTGTGGGTAGTCAAGGTGAAGGGACCGCCGATCGAAGGTCTACCAACAGACTTGGATGCGTTTTCTTGACGTCGGCGATCTTGCACCTTGGCTTTTTCAGATTCAAAGTACATATAGAGTCCGACACCagtgaggaggaagagggaggcAGCTTTCCATGTAAAAGGCTAATTTTTGTGGTCAACCCTCCATCTTGGCAAGTTTCTCTCCTGCAAGATACTCACTCCAACGGTACTTTGGTCACGAGccttttgctgctgttgatcTAGGCCGGATTGGGATGGAGGTGTCTCAGAGGCGAAGCGTCTGGCAAACACGGCTTGAGCTGCAAGGCGAGgggctggaggaagagccgAGAATCTGGGGAGTACCGCAGTACggaaagaggtggaagggCGAGAGAGTGTCGCTCTGAGGGTGTTCATTGTGGATTATGTATAGATAAGCGAGTTCActggaggagaaaatgGGATTGCAAGTCCATTCGATTCCTGATTTGTAACTCGCCTGAACGGGCTACTCGAGGAGGACCGCCGACGGAGGAACAACTCGGAATTCTTACATTACGTGATCAAGAGAAACACACCTCCACTTCAGACAAATCACGTGACTCGGGAATTGTTTACCGTTGTATGTTTTTTTGGCCGCCTACAATCTATGATAGATCGATGGCAGCAGTGATAGTACATTGTATCGGAAACCACAATGGACGCTCCCGTACCAGCAGCACCAGCATTCGGCGGATCATGGGCAAAGCTCAAtccccctctttctccatgGATGTAAGTAGCTTCCCACCACATTGCTCAATCCGTCTATTCCTCCCGCTGACATCCTGTCTAGCTTGGATGTCATCAACTCCATGGGTTTCAAGAATATGACTCCTGTTCAAGCAGGTACTATTCCGAGAGCGGTAAAGAATCAGGACTGCGTAGTGGAGGCTGTTACTGGCTCTGGTAAAACTTTGGCGTTCACGATCCCCGTCTTGGAACGGTTGTCAAGGCGAGAAGAACCGTATAAGAAGGGCGAAATTGCCGCCATTGTTGTTGCACCTACACGGTTTGTCGTCTTTTTCTAATAAATTGGCTTTCTAACTCATATGTTTCTTCTCTTAGGGAATTGGCCACTCAAATACATGCCGTCTTCCATCACTTCCtgtcttctctcatccctccggaaagtgaagaggagactGGCGATGTTGAAGCTCATGCCCCACCTTTTGCCTCATCATCACGttcaccatctcctcaaaccCCTGATAAACCTCTGTTCCCTCTCCCCATGCTTGTAACCTCGGGAACTCCGACTCCCTATGAGACTTTTCAGTCCACCCATCCATCGATTCTCATCGGTACCCCAGGACGTCTCGCCGCATTTCTCCTCAACCCTCGTGGCCTGGCTATAGTTCGAGTATCAGAATTGGATGTTCTTGTCCTCGACGAAGCTGACAGGCTGTTGTCAAGTCCTGATCACAGGAGAGATGTTGAGAGGATTATGCGTCATCTACCCAAGCAGCGCCGAACCCATTTGTTTTCGGCTACCATGACCGATGCtgtggaggagatgataGGGTTGGGCCTTCGTAATCCGGTCAGGATCGTTGTCAATCTGAAGGATAAGAGGaaagatggggaagaacCCAAAGAACGCAGGACTCCTATGGCGTGAGTTTCTCTTACGGATATGTTTGTTTGTCTGTGTTCTGATTGCTTTGTTAGTCTCCAAAATACATACCTTGTCTGTCGGCACGCCGAAAAAACTCTGCAGCTTATccgtctcctcctctgcgAATCCACAAAGCACGAAAGATCCAAATTTATCGTCTACTTCTCCACTTGTGCTGCTGTCGACTACTTTTATCGCATTCTCTCCCGCCTCCCATCGCTCTCAAAATTCCATCTGACGTCTTTCCACGGTGAACTGCCGCCGAAGATTCGAGAGACCGCGCTTTCAACATTCACATCGCATCCCTCATCCCATTTATCCCCGGCAGTCCTTCTATGTACGGACGTAGCGGCAAGAGGCGTGGATTTCCTGGATATAGATGTTGTAATTCAGTATGATGCGCCTACGGACCCCAAAACGTTTAGTCATCGAGCTGGAAGGACGGCCAGAGCTGGAAGGCGAGGAAAGGCAGTTGTTCTGTTAGGTAAAGGTCGTGAAGAGGATTATGTCGGTACGTTCCAGTCCGCAAATGCAGAAttgatgaaaagaaaaaggcaaaaagctCAAAGGTCCATTTTAGATTTCCTGAACATTCGTAAAATCCCCTTGACCAAGCAACCATATATCAACGCTTATCTAGAAGAAGTTGACACTCCCCAAGCCCTCGACCCTGAAGCCacgactcttcttcactcaATCCGTCAAATCATCCTCACCGACCGTGAGCTCTCTGACAAAGCTGCAAAGTCATTCGTCTCCGCATTCAGGGCATACTCGAAACATGAAGCTTCGTTCATCTTCCGGACTTTGGACTTTGATTTCAACTCTCAAGCGATTAGTTTTGGGTTACTGAGATTACCAGCCATGCCGGAGATCAAAGattggaaaaagaagaaggaggcagaGAGACAGAGACTGGAGAAAATCAAGAGCGAGGGTGGGGAAgtagaggaaaaggaaatcATTGAGTGGGAGGATGCTGGTGTAAACGTAAGTTCTCCTATCTCATCATTATTCCTGTTTCAATatagaggaaggaaggggcGCTGATGCTCTTTTCAAAAGTGGGATACTTTCGCCTACGCATCAAGACAACGCGAAGCCGCTCGTCTTGCCACCCTCGCGCAAAGAGCTGACAACCAATCATCCAATGATGCGGCTAGAGCCGAAGCCCGAGCCAAGCGAAAGATAAAGGCAGAAATGCGAGAAGCATGGTCCGAACAAAAAGAACGAAAagtgagaaaggaagaaaggaaggagaagaaggatgcaAAGAAAAAGTATGAATGGGAGTTGGAGCAGGCTAATGGTGAGGGGGATCGACAGAGTGATTTGGCGAATATCGCCAAAGCGCAAgcagagaggaagaagagaagagaaagggaagaagagagctgggatgaagagattggAAAGGAGTATAAGAGTCTAAAGCGAGAGatcaaggaggaaaagtcTGTCAAGGAGTCGAGTAAGGGAGGAgcgggtggaggaggtatAGGTGGTGGTATGTTTGATGATCTCGAGTAATCTTTCATccatttttcttttcaggATCTTGATTTCGCATAAATCGAAAGAGTTGTATATATACGATGCGAAATCAATGTTATCAACATGACGTCGTGAGCAAAACCTATTTATCGTGATACAAAATGGCTCGTTgcgaaaaagaaacaaTAAATGAACATCTAAGAATCTTGTCTATTCACCCCATCACACAAGCCCAAGCAACCTCACGACCACGGGTTATCTTCTAAATCCAGACTCATGGCGTGCTTTGGAGGCTCGACAGTCACACTTGTCTCCACGTGATCCACCACTTCCTTAACGCCTGTCTGTATCTCATCCTTTGTCATCACATGAGGATCATGCGCATACACTTCCTGTATTTCCTcaattcttcctcctattcctctcctcctcttcattgcACCTGCATTCGTATCCGTCTCCGGTATCTCGTCAATGATGGTTTTGCGATACACATGAGCAGGGGCATTCGTCTGCGGTTCTCCTCGTCTACGTTCGCGTTCCCGAGCGGCTTCAACGGCTTCGTAATCTTCCTTGACCAGATCGACCGCGTCGGCGGGTAATTTTTTTGTGGTTGACGGCTTAACTGAATGTTCAGAATCTGAGTCAGAGTTGTGGCTGGAGTTATCAGGGTGATTGAAGCTCATAGATCTGTCGCCTTGAGTCTCTCTGTTCTTGACACCCTCTccgtcctcatcgtcatcatcatcatcatccccaatggaaaaaggggacgaagaggagccTACACCCGTTGTCGCGCCCGTGCGTGTAACCCAAACAGGTGGACTTTGTCTCtgtctcttttttttaatagcccttccctcctcctcctgccgCACGAcgccttcatcatcagcctCATCAAAGTCTGCCGGATGTCCATTTCCGTTTCCGTTGCgagttgatgatgatgaagagttgaAGCGTTGTACGGATGGCGGGTGATCTGCCCCTGTACCGCCTTTGTCAACCCTTTTCGACCCAGCAAATGACAATAATGTCAGACTTACATGTTCCGTACACTTTCCTgctttgccctttccccttccctttaTCTTTATTTTTACCATTACTCTTACCCTTGGCTGCTGAACCCGCCCTCattctcccttccccctGCCCCTCCCCACCGCCAAGTCCAGTCCCATCTCTTACCCTCAACCCACTCCTCGTCCATCTCCCCTTCAAAAtgccttcctcctcctccctccttttccttctcgctTCCTCTTTACTCACATCCACATTCGGGAACCCCGCATACCCTATCCTCCTTGCTCGGTCGTACATtgcatcttccatctcgtcTGCAGAGTGGAAAGTGAGGCTGGGGGCATCCGAATCGTCCGAAGAATCACTGTCGAACATCCGTTCCCCCCCTGTATAGGTGGTATAGCGCCCGGGATCAAGATGCACAACCCTCGCCGCCTGTTGAGGGAGTAATGGTGCAtacccttctctctctgccAACCTCTCATCCACTCTC
Proteins encoded in this region:
- a CDS encoding hypothetical protein (Match to EST gb|CF190840.1|CF190840; HMMPfam hit to SCO1-SenC, SCO1/SenC, score: 220.4, E(): 3.3e-63); amino-acid sequence: MNTLRATLSRPSTSFRTAVLPRFSALPPAPRLAAQAVFARRFASETPPSQSGLDQQQQKARDQSTVGPFTWKAASLFLLTGVGLYMYFESEKAKVQDRRRQENASKSVGRPSIGGPFTLTTHKGETFTEQDLRGKWSLIYFGFTHCPDICPEELDKMGEAVEMVDKATGKADVTPIFITVDPARDTLPQVNKYIQEFHPRMIGLLGDYEAVKKTCKMYRVYFSTPPNATAADDYLVDHSIFFYLMDPLGQFVDAFGKATSAEQVAEKVLDSMRKWEAAGGNAAAGL
- a CDS encoding hypothetical protein (HMMPfam hit to DEAD, DEAD/DEAH box helicase, score: 185.8, E(): 8.7e-53; HMMPfam hit to Helicase_C, Helicase conserved C-terminal domain, score: 89.6, E(): 7.8e-24) — encoded protein: MDAPVPAAPAFGGSWAKLNPPLSPWILDVINSMGFKNMTPVQAGTIPRAVKNQDCVVEAVTGSGKTLAFTIPVLERLSRREEPYKKGEIAAIVVAPTRELATQIHAVFHHFLSSLIPPESEEETGDVEAHAPPFASSSRSPSPQTPDKPLFPLPMLVTSGTPTPYETFQSTHPSILIGTPGRLAAFLLNPRGLAIVRVSELDVLVLDEADRLLSSPDHRRDVERIMRHLPKQRRTHLFSATMTDAVEEMIGLGLRNPVRIVVNLKDKRKDGEEPKERRTPMALQNTYLVCRHAEKTLQLIRLLLCESTKHERSKFIVYFSTCAAVDYFYRILSRLPSLSKFHLTSFHGELPPKIRETALSTFTSHPSSHLSPAVLLCTDVAARGVDFLDIDVVIQYDAPTDPKTFSHRAGRTARAGRRGKAVVLLGKGREEDYVGTFQSANAELMKRKRQKAQRSILDFLNIRKIPLTKQPYINAYLEEVDTPQALDPEATTLLHSIRQIILTDRELSDKAAKSFVSAFRAYSKHEASFIFRTLDFDFNSQAISFGLLRLPAMPEIKDWKKKKEAERQRLEKIKSEGGEVEEKEIIEWEDAGVNWDTFAYASRQREAARLATLAQRADNQSSNDAARAEARAKRKIKAEMREAWSEQKERKVRKEERKEKKDAKKKYEWELEQANGEGDRQSDLANIAKAQAERKKRREREEESWDEEIGKEYKSLKREIKEEKSVKESSKGGAGGGGIGGGMFDDLE
- a CDS encoding hypothetical protein (HMMPfam hit to DUF300, Domain of unknown function, score: 412.4, E(): 5.4e-121), with translation MSTTIQQGDTDTGAGNHLPAWLLAMSGIFTAVATAISMMSIVLQLKNYRKPTLQRAVVRIMVMVPLYAISSLIALFSLEAAFFIDAIRDLYEAFVIYTFLQLLITYLGGERSLLIILHGRPPIPHPFPVNIFLQPMDVSDPWVLLNLKRGVLQYVQVKPLLVLATVALKATGTYQEGRFAADSGYTYVSIAYNTSICLSLYCLAMFWVAVNKDLKPFRPVPKFLCVKGILFFSFWQSIGISLLVAMGAIRKVGPYTDPEHMSLALVDSLICFEMPIFAIAHQYAFQASDYIDHNLVYAARLPFIYAFRDAFGFKDVWQDTIDTFKGRGVSYQAYEPAEGGLHYGVGRQKRIRAGLRYAKGGKMKYWMPKPGDEARMKGQSGLITSMKRRVDERLAEREGYAPLLPQQAARVVHLDPGRYTTYTGGERMFDSDSSDDSDAPSLTFHSADEMEDAMYDRARRIGYAGFPNVDVSKEEARRKRREEEEGILKGRWTRSGLRVRDGTGLGGGEGQGEGRMRAGSAAKGKSNGKNKDKGKGKGQSRKVYGTWADHPPSVQRFNSSSSSTRNGNGNGHPADFDEADDEGVVRQEEEGRAIKKKRQRQSPPVWVTRTGATTGVGSSSSPFSIGDDDDDDDEDGEGVKNRETQGDRSMSFNHPDNSSHNSDSDSEHSVKPSTTKKLPADAVDLVKEDYEAVEAARERERRRGEPQTNAPAHVYRKTIIDEIPETDTNAGAMKRRRGIGGRIEEIQEVYAHDPHVMTKDEIQTGVKEVVDHVETSVTVEPPKHAMSLDLEDNPWS